AGTGGATTgtatttttctgttgatttttcgTAGGTTTTAGCTGGGTCTTTTCAAATGACTATTAGCCTCTAGGGTATATATGTATGAAGATCCTGGCCTGTTGGAGGTCTTTACATGTATTATGTCACTTAATCTTGGTAACCCCACCAGGTAGCTcctattattatccacattttaaagttaaaaagctGAGGCCAGGTGAATTTGGGTTACTTCCTCAGCCAGATCAGGCAGCCAGGATTTTGATCCATGTCGGACTTTAGagttcttaactactgtgctgCCCTGTTCAGAAATGTGTGCCTTGGTGTGAATATTTTACTGCTGGCCACACTTCCCATGAGGGGTTTGgattcaggaaaaaatgttatatttcttACACTGAGAAGTAAAGCCGCTAGTGAGTGAAAATATTCATGTTGGTCTATCAGCACTTGCTCCCCTCCCAGGGTAATTTTACTTGAAATTCACTTGTTTGGATTGTGGACTCAGCGCAGAGGAAGTGGATAGATCCTAAAACATGATGACCTCAAGATAAGGCAGCTCCGTGAGCCTCCATGCTCTGCTTGTCACAGAGTCTGAACTCGGGGTTCCCTCCCCCAGGGAAGTGCTGAAGTCCAGAACCCCAAGCTCCCAGTCGCCCTCTCCAAGACTCCAAAGGAAACGTGCACACCTGTTGGGACATCCACAGGTTTAGCCGACTTTTTCACAACTTACACTGTAGCAGCTTCTACTACAGGGAATGGAGACTCACTCAAGTTAGTTCAAATATTAAGAAAGTTTATTATAAGATTGGACATGCAAATAAGGAAAATGGGATTTTTCCACTGTTAGGACTCGAGCCTTGTGGGAAGCTCTGGTGGGGTGGTGGGAGTGGTGGGAGATACAAGTAGTTCCCAAAGGAAGAACTGGAGATTTAAAAAcgctaataataataatcaacacAGAGAGAGTTCACTCTGGCCAGTCACTggagtaaatattattttatgtattaactcatttaatcctcacaacagccctatgaggtaggtactattattaatagccccgttttgttttttaacagcccCGTTTTATACATCAGAGAAGTGAGATGTATGGAGGTTGGGTAACTGGTCCCACATGAGCAGCTAGTAAATAGCACAGCGATAATACCCATTAGACACTAGACATTAGACAGATGGCTTGGCTCCCAAGTCTGTGCTCATGACCATTAAGTCATACTGCCTCTGTACGTCCAAGAACGGTGGGAAGGGGACTTGAGGCCCAAGGCAGCTTAGAGACTGGACTAGCCTGTGGCCACTGAGCAGCGTGGTCAATGACACTTGCTTCAGGACACAGTCACGTGTGTGGCTCTGATCCCCTGTGTTGCTGCTCTTCCTGCCAACCAATGATGCCTTCATCATAGGTCCATTTTGAATTTCTTAGAGAACCTAATTATCATTGTCTTTCTTTGGTAAGACCTTTCTCGGCAGGCCACCTTATAGGCTCCACTGGCCAGCCATCTGCTGCTCAGATGCCCACCCGGCCTGATCATCCACAGTCACATCAGAAGAGGACACAGGGCCCGGCAGGCACCTGCAGGGTAACTGACCCTCCAGTGGAGACAGACCCTCGGAGCTTGTCAGTGTCCTCCCAGTGCTGGGAGGATGCTTCTGGACCAATTCTCTGTTTGACGTTAACCACAGCTAGGACACAGGAATTGTTAGCTGTCACATCCAGGGGTGCTCTTTCCTTGGCTAATGTCTTATTCTTAGATTTGGGGTCTCACGTTTCTCTGAGACATACAGCTTCCTGCCTAGTCGCTATATCCTTCTTTTTCTGAACATCCACACTAGGcactttctccttcccctcccttaaCCCCCCGACTTCCTGTCCCTGATCCATCTGGCAACAAGAGTCCAGACTGGTTTTCCTTAAACACCACTTGTTCCTTTCACTCTTGAATCAAAACCCTTTGATGACTGCCTATGTTTCGGTGTCACTCATCTAACCCTCTGCTTGACTTCTGGTCTTCCCCATTCCCGAATATTCCAGACTGACTGGGTCAGTCTTTTCGTACTGCTACAAACGTGCTGAGGCCTTTTCCTACCTCCGCGCTTTCATCCGTGGAGCTGTCCTGACCTGGATGCTCTCCAGCTTTCTCTCCTGCGTGTCCAATTCCACCCCCACGAAGCCAACCCCGACTTTGCCAGCCTCACTTGTGTCTCTCCTCTGAATCCTCACTGCCCTTAGCAACTAGGACACTTAATAACCCATCACACACTCTCTTGTTATTCCATCTGTGTTTATTCTGGTTCCATAGCTAGATTATAAGCTTTTGGCTGGAGACGTAGAATAAGAAGATGGAATTAACACATTTAAATGTTTCCAACGTGTTAGGCACTGCAGCAGGCATATATAAtaacatttaattcttacaacaatccCAGGCCATGagtatcattatcctcattttagaggGGGTAggactgaggtgcagagaggctaagtaacttgtaCAGGGTTACAGAGGTATTAGGTGTCAGGACTGGGATTGAACTCAAGTCTGACTTGTGAGTTTTTACTCTTTACACCACAATGCAGCCATCTCCTTGTAGTCATGTTTTATTCTTTGTATCCTTCAGTGCCAAGTATACTACTGACCATTTCTGCAAGGGCTCAGTAACACTAGTTAAAGGTCCCCTTTGTTAATCATGGAGCATCAAGAAGGGcccttaggacttccctggtggcgcaatggttaagaatctgcctgccaatgcaggggacacgggttcgagcccggctctgggaagatcccacatgccgcggagcagctaagcctatgcgccacaactactgagcctgcgctctagatcctgaGAGCCagaactactaaagcccacgcgcctagagcccgtgctctgcaacaagagaagccaccgcaatgaataagcccgcgcaccacaacgaaaagtagcccccacttgacacaactagagaaagcccgcgcgcaacgacgaagacccaacatagccgtaaataaataaatttattaaaaaagaaaaaagaagggtcCTTATACtttctattaatttattcatGCATCCACTTAATAAATTTCACTGGACACCAACTATGAGACTGGCACTGTCCTAAACCCTGGGGACACAAAGACAGTGTATGTCTTTACTCACCCAAAGAAGTGACGCACACGTAATTAATATACAAAGGTATTATTCATTGCTCcataaaaattacaacaaatttagtgtcttaaaacaacacagatttattatatCATAGTTTCTATGACATCTATtgcctcacagtttctgtgggtcagaaatttgggttctctgcttagggtctcacaaggctgcaatcaagatGTCAGTTGGGCTGGGTTCTCCTCTCGAGGCTCGACTGGGGAAAAGTCCATTTCCAAGTTCACTTAGGCAGTTGGCAGAATTAATTTTCTTGCAGCTGCAAGACTGAGGGCCTCTGCTTCTTGTTTGCTGAAGGCTGGAGgctgctctcagctcctagaggctgcctgctGGCCACAGGACTAACCACGTCATGAATCCAGCAAGGAGAGTTTCAAGAGTGAGCGTGTTAGCAAGGAGGCATCCCATCCATGTAATACAGTCTGCGAAGGGACAGCCCATCCCCTTTGCCATATTCCAttgattagaagcaagtcacaggttctGCTCACACTCAAAGAGAGGGGATCATACAAAGGCATGAACACCACGAGGGGAGCATCATGGGAGGTCCCTGTAGAGTCTGTCCACCACAAAAGTAATGTAAGCTCCAGGTGCGTTGTACAGACAACCGGTGCTACAGGAGCTCAGAAGGAATATTTCTGCCAACAGACGTGCCAGCTCCATAGGCAGAGGTGGCCTCAGCACTGTGAACTCATGACATCCAGGTACCTGGGTACTCCCATTTTAATATGAGATTGTGAGAGATGGGTGCTACCGTCTGTTCACAGGCAAAACGGAGGTCTTGAATCCCGACTTGTGCAGTGGGAGCCTGGTTCAGGAAAGAGGCTGTGACTATTGTCCATGTATCAGAGGGTCAGGCATCTGATCACAGCTGTGGCATGTTCAGGAGGTGGCAGGCCTGAGGGTGCACTGGGCAGACCTAGTGGGAGGCTGGACAGGTtgggggaaggagagccaggaggCTGAGGTGAGTCTGAGACGAGCTGGTCCAGGGATGAACCGGTCAGAGCTACTGAGGATGGCTGGTTAAGTGATTCATTGATTCTTTTCTCTAAGTTGGGATAAATAGCCTCTAACTGCTCTGGAGCACtcctagaaacaaagaaatcctTCAGTATATTCTGTTCAATCTTCCACTTTCCATGTAGCCTGAAGATGCAAGTTAACGGAGCAGTGGAGCTCCTTGACCGTGAGAAAGCCCATACACACATCTATGTTTGTGTGGGTCTGTGCTGTGTAAGCACATGTGGGAAGGGAGATGGGACGGCTCATACCTGTTCAATAAGTCACTGGCGTCctagcagagagaaagagagtgagagtcACAACCAGTTCTCAGGTTCCCGTCCCCTCCAATTCCCTCCCCAACCAACTAGTGGATGGCACTCTGGGCTGTCACCTTGAGAACTGGAGAGGGTAGCACCCCTTCTTGTCCAAGGCTGTCATTGTGCAGCCTTGGACAAGCCACCACCACGTGTCACAGAGAAGACTCTCCTTCTTACACCTCCCAGAGGGATGCTACAGGTAGGCTGCCCACTATTTGGGGAGAATCCCAGGCTTCGGGAGGCACCTCAGGGTGTGCACCTTCAGCAGGCTGGCATCCAGTTTCTTAGCCATCCCCTCCAGTTCAGTGACCAGGCTGCTGAGTTGAATCATTGCCCTGGAGATGCCAGGGATTCTGGACGCCTCTGCTGGCATGTCCTCCAGCTGGCCTGGCCGCTGCTGAGGGAGGGCATCCAGCTGTCTCCTGGCTTGGTGTTGACGCTCCAGTTCAGCCTCCAGCCTGTGGGTCCTACAGTCTGCCTGAAACTCCAGAAAGGGGGCTCCCTAAGATTCAATGTCAGATGGCTCCCTCTGGACCTTCAGTCTCTGAACGTTCTGAGCGAGAATGCTGATTTCTCGGTCCTCCTCCCCTCATGGCATTGCCTCTGCATGTTATGGGTATTACAGGGGGAGCCGTGTTCCTCAAAAATGAAGGGACACCTCCCCCCGCACCTCACACCCTTGTGAACATCCACAGATGCcatgtctcacacacacacacacacacacacacacacacactcggctATATCCttccactgacttttttttttttgcggtacgcaggcctctcactgccgcggtccctcccgttgcagagcacaggctccggacgcacaggcccagcagccatggctcatgggcctagccgctccgaggcatgtgggatcttcccggaccggggcacgaacccatgtcccctgcatcggcaggcagactctcaaccactgcgccaccagggaagccgttccACTGACTTTTAACCCCCTTCACGTCATAGGGTGAGGAGAGACCCCACATCAAAGTGAGCAAGCAACAGAAAGGTAGATggtcagagacagagaaagagacctATGGTTTGTGGAGTAGTTTTCAGTTGATGGGCTGCTTGTCTCCTTTGATCTTCACCGAGAACCAGGTAGAACACGACTGGCTTTCACTGAACATATAAACCACATGAAGGTCAGAGGGCTTGACTCACCCCAGGTCACTCAGCCAGCAAACCCCGAGGCCGAGCCCAGCACTTGTGTTTCCAACCTCCAGGCCCTCCCCCCACAGCAGGCTGCTCCAGACAGACAGATGATCTGACGGGAGTCCTTCCTGGGACTCTGCGAAGCCCACCTGCATAGCCTGCAGTCTCTCCTCCTCCTGAGCCCTGAGCCGCTGGAGCTCGCAGATGTCCTTTCTGAGCTTCCTGATCCTGCGGTTGAGTCGTTCCTAGAGAAACAGACACCCCTGCTGGTCAgactgggggtgagggtggtgcCCGTGGAACACACGGCAGGGAGGGGGTGTCCTGATCCCAGGATGAGGCTAAAGTAAAATTCTGCCTAAAAAGAGGCAGCTTTCTATGCATCATGCTTGGGTTAAGGAACACAAGCGTTTATTTAATGGATAGTGATGGCAAAAAGcaataggtaatttttaaaaaagacttaactACATAAAAATAACAGATAGTAAGAGAACCTTTTCTACTTGACTTCAGGGTGTTTTTCTCCCGACACCTGAGAGTTATGTGCTGATCACTGGCAATCCTCACTATTTCTCATCAACAAGTGAAGCCAATCTAGAGAGACCTGACTTACAGAGGAGAGGAAAAACCCCTACTCTGGCTAGGAGGGACAAGAACTCTCTATTAGAGCAAATCCACAGCCCAGGAAGGCATGGAACCTCTCTCTAAATCTTAAATCAGTGTCTGGATGGGTCACGGTGTCCTGGAATCTAAGGATATAATGAATCATTTCAGTTTCTAAAacatttactttcagattttggGTAAACTATGTAGGAAGCAAATATAAAGAAAGCTGATACTGATATCAGCATAAGCCTTTAATGAATCAAAATGGAAGAAAGGCACAGGGGGGGATGTCAGCAGAAGAGTCTGGAAATGTTCTTCTTGTAACCCTTGTTACCTTAGTTACAAAATATATTTGCGTACCAGATAAAAGGGTGtacaaagccatagtaataaaacagtgtggtactgcgacaagaacaaatagaaaatggaagaagagagagcTCAGGGACAGACCCACGTttacaaaagaatttaaaaagaaaaaaaaagtaaaaagaaatgagtcacaggtatgaaatgtgcaatgtggagaatatagtcaaaaactgtgtaatatctttgtatcGTGACATATTGTAagtaaacttattgtggtgatcattttgaaaggtatagaaatattgaatcactatgttgtgtaagaGGAACTCTCATAATATTGCAGGTCAGTTAtgcttccaaaacaaacaaatgaacaaacatagaaaaagagatcagatttgtggttaccagaggtgg
The DNA window shown above is from Phocoena phocoena chromosome 10, mPhoPho1.1, whole genome shotgun sequence and carries:
- the TRIM40 gene encoding E3 ubiquitin ligase TRIM40, whose product is MLPLREDSREEGICPICQECLKEAVRTDCRHLFCRACLAQHLEKASASGILSCPLCRKPCSEGVLGAGYTCDSHQKKVCWFCEESRCLLCVECRVSPEHKSHCELAIENAISHYKERLNRRIRKLRKDICELQRLRAQEEERLQAMQADCRTHRLEAELERQHQARRQLDALPQQRPGQLEDMPAEASRIPGISRAMIQLSSLVTELEGMAKKLDASLLKDASDLLNRYEPWLPLHKSGFKTSVLPVNRR